The Candidatus Omnitrophota bacterium genomic interval AAGAAATATTAGAAGACCGAAGTTCTCAAGGCAGAGTTTCTAAATACGATAATATTAAAATATCTGCCGATATTTCGTCTCGCCTTCCGATTGTTAGCAACGCACGAGCTGATTTTGCTTCAGCTATGGATGCTTTGAAAGTTGCAATTGGTGCAGATAAAAAAGATGTGATTCAACTGACCGAAGGCTTTGCACAAATGTATTTGGATTTTGATAGAAATGAAATGGCCATGTTGCTTTATAATCATCAGCCAGCTATTCGTGCTTTAGAAAAAATAATTGATCAAAAGAGATCACTGATTATCTCTAAAAGAGCGGCGCTTTTTCCTGATATTTCTGCTTTTGTAACCTGGAATCGTAAAGGGGCTAGCAACAGTCATTATGTTGAAAATAGCGATATGAATGATTACGGAGTTGCTGGACTTAAAATTGATATTCCGATTTGGTCGGGTGGATTTGATCGAGAAAAATTGTACCAGGCGAAATTGGATAAGCAAGAGGCAGATCTTGAATATCAAAAAGGAAAAAAGGATTACTTGCTTTTGCTTGATCAGGCTCTTAGCAAATATCAAGAATACCGAAATACGTTAAAAGCTGATATTGAAACCCTTCATTGGGCGGAAGAATTCTTTAAATATAGTCAGGAGTTGTTAGGGGTAGGACAAATATCTTTAACAGATTTGAATGATGCTGAGCTTCAGTGGACTCGTGCAAAGATTAATAAGGAGATGACTTTATTTAATTTAAGCGTAACCTTAGCGCAAATAGAAAGATTAACGCTGATAGGGAGTGCTGATGAATAGAAAAATAAATTGGATATATTTTTTTGTTCTTCTCGTATTTTTTCTTTTGGTTGTTTGGAAGCAACATGCCGTTCTTAAAGAAAGAAATCAGATGGTTTTAAGCGCTGTTTCTGAATGGGAGGAAAAAGGTAAACCAGTTATTGTGCGCGAAATTAAAAAAGAAAAAATCTCTGTTTACATAAAAATAACGGCATCGAAAATTTCTGATCGTGTTTTAGAGGCATATGTTTCAAAAGATCTTCGAAGTCAGCTTAAAATAGGACAAGATGTGATTTTTGAAACAAAAAAGAAAAAGTTTAAAGGGTCTATTTCAATGATTGACAATGAGATTTCTATTGATGAAGGAATGTATAAAATTCAAGTTTCTTTTGAAGAGTCGATTGATTTTGAA includes:
- a CDS encoding TolC family protein, yielding MKKIQIIISVFLFTILLASSFVFSQETGKVVSLSLHDAIKMALNASEDLQISNNEVKQQQSEQKEELSYVLPQFSGSIQWANNFQYPHMATTAAVRDYEMDFGVTASQTLFTFGKISSAVAAAKRAVEASRYDKESTEQGIIYNTKLAYYNVCLSKRTLEIAQESYENAKENKEILEDRSSQGRVSKYDNIKISADISSRLPIVSNARADFASAMDALKVAIGADKKDVIQLTEGFAQMYLDFDRNEMAMLLYNHQPAIRALEKIIDQKRSLIISKRAALFPDISAFVTWNRKGASNSHYVENSDMNDYGVAGLKIDIPIWSGGFDREKLYQAKLDKQEADLEYQKGKKDYLLLLDQALSKYQEYRNTLKADIETLHWAEEFFKYSQELLGVGQISLTDLNDAELQWTRAKINKEMTLFNLSVTLAQIERLTLIGSADE